A part of Astyanax mexicanus isolate ESR-SI-001 chromosome 2, AstMex3_surface, whole genome shotgun sequence genomic DNA contains:
- the arsia gene encoding arylsulfatase I, translated as MALSPVTSLSVMSLLSVGYLSWDWTSPNQVENEPAAALPGHRAPHIIFILTDDLGFNDIGYHNPAIRTPTLDKLAAEGVKLENYYVQPICTPSRSQLLTGRYQIHTGLQHSIIRPRQPNCLPFEMVTLPQRLQEAGYSTHMVGKWHLGFYKRDCLPTRRGFDTYFGSLTGGVDYYTYDSCDGPGMCGYDLHEGESVAWGHGGKYSTHLYTRRVRKILASHDPSERPIFLFLSFQAVHTPLQCPKEYIYPYRGMGNVMRRKYAGMVSAVDEAVRNVTYALRKYGYYRNSVIIFSTDNGGQPLFGGSNWPLRGRKGTYWEGGVRGVGFVHSPLLRQRRKVSKALVHITDWYPTLMSLAGGNMSWTEGLDGYNMWETLSEGKESPRLEILHNIDPLYVQARHGSVRAGHGIWNTAVQAAVRMGDWKLLTGEPGYGDWTPPQMLGNFPGGWWELERHAEPRKSVWLFNISGDPYERYDLAEQRPDVVKQLLARLAFYNRTAVPVRYPPEDPRADPSLHGGAWGPWAGDEEKDCWNKIFHRKNKDKKAKKKMSKTRSFFRKLNTRMMSNRI; from the exons ATGGCTCTGTCTCCGGTCACTAGCCTGTCGGTGATGAGCCTGCTCAGTGTGGGCTACCTGTCCTGGGACTGGACGAGCCCCAACCAGGTGGAGAACGAGCCCGCGGCCGCCCTGCCCGGACACCGAGCCCCCCACATCATCTTCATCCTGACGGACGACCTGGGCTTCAACGACATCGGCTACCACAACCCGGCGATCCGCACTCCCACACTGGATAAACTGGCGGCGGAGGGGGTGAAGCTGGAGAACTACTACGTGCAGCCCATCTGCACCCCGTCCCGCAGCCAGCTGCTCACCGGCAG GTATCAGATTCACACTGGTCTCCAGCATTCCATCATCCGTCCACGTCAGCCCAACTGCCTGCCCTTTGAAATGGTCACCCTACCGCAGCGCCTCCAAGAAGCCGGCTACTCCACCCACATGGTCGGGAAGTGGCACCTGGGTTTCTACAAGAGAGACTGCCTTCCTACACGAAGAGGCTTTGACACCTACTTTGGCTCTCTGACAGGAGGTGTAGACTACTACACTTACGACTCTTGTGATGGTCCAGGAATGTGTGGGTATGACCTCCACGAAGGGGAATCGGTGGCATGGGGGCATGGGGGTAAATATTCCACACACCTGTACACTCGTAGGGTCCGGAAGATCCTCGCCTCGCACGACCCATCAGAGAGGCCTATCTTTCTTTTCCTGTCCTTCCAGGCCGTACACACGCCACTGCAGTGTCCCAAGGAGTACATCTACCCCTACCGTGGCATGGGGAACGTCATGCGCCGCAAGTATGCTGGAATGGTATCGGCTGTAGATGAGGCGGTGCGGAATGTGACATACGCACTTAGGAAGTATGGCTATTATCGCAACAGTGTGATCATTTTCTCCACAGATAATGGGGGCCAGCCTCTCTTTGGTGGGAGCAACTGGCCTTTAAGAGGCAGGAAGGGAACATACTGGGAAGGAGGTGTCAGAGGAGTTGGGTTTGTCCACAGTCCACTCCTCAGGCAGCGGAGGAAGGTCAGTAAGGCCCTGGTCCACATCACCGACTGGTACCCGACACTGATGAGCCTGGCAGGGGGTAACATGTCTTGGACGGAGGGCCTGGATGGGTACAACATGTGGGAGACTCTCAGTGAGGGCAAAGAGTCTCCACGTCTCGAGATCTTGCACAATATCGACCCACTTTACGTCCAGGCACGCCACGGCTCCGTCCGAGCTGGTCATGGCATTTGGAACACAGCCGTGCAAGCAGCAGTAAGAATGGGGGACTGGAAACTGCTGACTGGAGAGCCAGGTTATGGGGACTGGACCCCGCCACAGATGCTGGGAAACTTCCCCGGGGGCTGGTGGGAACTTGAGCGCCACGCAGAGCCACGCAAGTCAGTTTGGCTCTTCAACATCAGTGGAGATCCATACGAGCGGTACGACCTGGCCGAGCAGAGGCCGGACGTGGTAAAGCAGCTGCTGGCAAGGTTGGCCTTCTATAACCGCACAGCTGTGCCCGTGCGCTACCCACCTGAGGACCCCAGGGCAGATCCCAGCCTGCACGGTGGGGCCTGGGGTCCTTGGGCCGGGGATGAGGAGAAAGACTGCTGGAACAAGATTTTTCACAGAAAGAACAAAGACAAAAAGGCCAAAAAGAAGATGAGCAAAACAAGGTCGTTTTTTAGAAAACTGAACACGAGGATGATGTCCAATAGAATATGA
- the LOC103036461 gene encoding interleukin-17B encodes MCKFWNELVMLLMVVNVLAWTSANKGRKRKQESHQDPHFQKNGSSLKMPLDPILNIEATPGSGDIDFDKTIEDMVSQVKSNPALSKSKCVVDRQLWMSNSRSLSPWSYRINHDEKRRPVDIPEAKCSCSGCINPFTMQEDLSMSSALIYTQLPVRRLLCDPPSGRKARRKKCVRRYRTVVESIAVGCTCIVG; translated from the exons ATGTGCAAATTCTGGAATGAG TTGGTAATGCTCCTGATGGTGGTGAATGTTTTGGCATGGACATCAGCTAATAAAGGGAGGAAGCGCAAACAGGAAAGCCACCAGGACCCTCACTTCCAGAAGAATGGCTCCTCTTTAAAAATGCCTCTGGACCCAATCTTGAATATCGAGGCTACACCAGGGTCAGGAGACATAGACTTTGATAAAACTATAGAGGACATGGTGTCCCAGGTAAAGAGCAACCCGGCTTTGTCCAAAAGTAAATGTGTGGTGGACCGGCAGCTTTGGATGTCCAACAGTCGGAGCCTCTCCCCATGGTCCTACAG AATCAACCATGATGAGAAGCGCAGGCCCGTGGACATCCCGGAGGCTAAGTGCTCGTGTTCAGGCTGCATCAACCCGTTCACCATGCAGGAGGACCTCTCCATGAGCAGCGCGCTGATCTACACCCAGCTCCCGGTCCGCAGGCTGCTGTGTGACCCGCCGTCCGGCCGCAAGGCCCGCCGTAAGAAATGTGTCCGCCGGTACCGGACCGTGGTGGAGAGCATCGCTGTGGGCTGCACCTGTATAGTGGGCTGA
- the LOC111195788 gene encoding sterile alpha motif domain-containing protein 3 isoform X2, which produces MMSGPIQLRVVIEDSQVHKLVLAGGIPSTVDELLATAQNHFHLQGSFTVMYMDKDFDDQFFTLMSTDVIKDKDTIKLVKTEPSVVLTFTPISETDASSPAASLDRSFQDDGSSVSSSDTVIIQQPPEHRSQPWPVDFVVPTFSFNVEMLLQAGCKAYESDGSLLQNPSINSDILEKLAEAIFHYTAYPTGLQIQAVVESLINKYPCLKEPGTSFSGMYGWQQRLKYKMANYRSKMRKQVPCPELDINSLKRKSPGEKNPAKNCKRPKRAEVNYLPPHPSGETSNSLEKERQELLYEVKKKNNTKVIQDKMAKTFSYRRIEVVSGSPAADEFRERWPALFCEAEIKEEFRRITTVSLEQTFMRKLDYYTPKLLALMKVKGGVVGTKLRPHLDKMCQDQSIEMRRDAIIRSLILYLGEKEEELFKDCLEDNRSDVTEHLLKILVIHGAEGEDPVDVSILLDGAEILPGCCNTAKACALLMGLIYALNLAYPLSLRYTFEVFQKLFLELDVIKLSPKVQALKSKLLS; this is translated from the exons ATGATGTCAGGCCCAATTCAACTGCGTGTTGTTATTGAAGATAGTCAAGTTCACAAGTTAGTCCTAGCAGGTGGAATCCCAAGCACTGTAGATGAACTTCTGGCAACAGCCCAGAATCATTTTCATCTCCAAGGAAGTTTTACTGTTATGTACATGGACAAAGATTTTGATGACCAGTTCTTCACTCTAATGTCAACCGATGTGATTAAGGACAAAGACACAATCAAATTGGTTAAAACAGAACCGTCTGTTGTTCTAACATTTACTCCCATCTCTGAGACTGATGCTTCCTCCCCAGCAGCGTCACTGGATCGGTCTTTCCAGGATGATGGTTCTTCAGTGAGTTCATCCGACACAGTCATTATACAACAGCCCCCAGAGCATCGATCTCAACCATGGCCTGTTGATTTTGTGGTTCCcaccttttcatttaatgtgGAAATGCTCCTCCAAGCAGGATGCAAGGCTTATGAAAGTGATGGATCACTCCTTCAGAATCCAAGCATAAACTCTGACATACTAGAGAAACTTGCTGAAGCAATATTCCACTACACTGCCTACCCCACTGGTCTGCAAATACAGGCAGTTGTAGAATCTCTGATCAACAAGTATCCATGCTTAAAAGAGCCTGGAacctccttttctggaatgtatGGGTGGCAGCAGCGTCTAAAGTACAAGATGGCAAACTACCGTTCTAAAATGAGAAAACAGGTACCTTGTCCTGAGCTTGATATCAACTCCTTGAAAAGGAAGTCCCCTGGTGAGAAAAATCCTGCTAAAAATTGCAAGAGACCGAAGAGGGCAGAAGTGAACTACCTTCCTCCACACCCAAGTGGAGAAACGAGCAACAGTCTGGAGAAGGAAAGACAAGAGCTTCTTTATGAAgtaaagaagaagaacaacaccAAGGTTATTCAAGACAAAATGGCCAAAACGTTCTCCTATCGAAGGATTGAGGTTGTGAGTGGTAGTCCAGCGGCGGATGAGTTCAGAGAGAGATGGCCTGCTTTGTTTTGTGAAGCTGAG aTCAAAGAGGAATTCAGGAGAATAACTACGGTTTCCTTAGAGCAGACCTTCATGCGCAAACTTGACTACTACACTCCAAAACTTCTTGCCCTGATGAAGGTCAAAGGAGGTGTCGTGGGGACCAAGCTGAGACCACACTTGGACAAAATGTGTCAG GATCAAAGCATTGAAATGAGACGAGATGCTATTATCCGCAGCCTCATACTGTACCTTGGTGAGAAAGAAGAAGAACTTTTTAAAGATTGCCTG GAAGATAACCGCAGTGACGTGACTGAACACCTCCTTAAGATATTGGTCATCCATGGTGCTGAGGGAGAGGATCCAGTGGATGTCTCAATCCTTCTTGATGGTGCAGAGATCTTGCCGGGATGCTGCAACACTGCCAAAGCTTGTGCGCTGCTCATGGGGCTAATTTATGCTCTGAATCTGGCATACCCTTTGTCACTGCGATACACTTTTGAGGTGTTCCAGAAGCTTTTCCTGGAGCTGGATGTAATTAAACTGTCCCCGAAGGTACAAGCTTTAAAGTCAAAGTTGCTGTCTTAA
- the LOC111195788 gene encoding uncharacterized protein LOC111195788 isoform X1, which produces MLWFCKICDFRASKRLELLKHYRLKHLHSNQGHSLPCLYSNCHCSFKGWGALRAHLSRDHTQSEHLGQNVFSCLICNSCFHTERQYFEHLGAHLKKHETVNCVFKDCDYSTNIYSTFASHKSRKHNPHCLEDFKQIVLQTYSCQATEDNLLLEESEVASEKPLVSESEDVGKVIVDQLCSLFLKLDCIFNVPSRCIDEIVDELRFITCTASAPVVSNVVRDTLEKYNCTVEELAVTDLVNGICELNPVSAALGEEGPLGTAYQRNKYVKELFSIVEPLEYILDAKEGKTFQYVPILQSLSQILKNSDIQEKVFRERPCSSCRYNSFRDGSHFQENQFLSGEELRLSILLYSDDFEICNPLGTSRKKHKVTSVYWVLADIPSVLRSTLSSIYLAVLCKADDIKKFGYPRVLEPLLNDLKSFEEEGLFVPCLGKIIKGTVFSVIADNLGAHSVGGFIESFSASYICRFCIGERSQFQELEVRTGAFPSRTKHHHQLDVEAALASNTHSHGVKRHCAISERLSHFHVTTGYPPDILHDLLEGIVPVELALCLDILIKKKYFSLEELNCIIQRFPYKWKDRTNCPQVIPPTFALRKTIGGNAHENWCLLRLLPFMIGPKIPEEEETWQLLMTLKDVVELVMSPAHTDESIGHLDSLIAEHRSRFISAFPKEKLIPKHHFVEHYPGLIKAFGPLVSLWTMRFEAKHHFFKKIVRHTNCFRNILKTMARKHQCMIAYHLHGLNVKKRAVSVSSVSRVPLQVVHENIQEFILQKFPEEAAVHFTSKVEFQGTSYGIGMMLVYRSTGGLPDFAEILQIIVVQDSLVFVVKLHSAWYFEHFRCFKLESTSIVKVIDQSELADTHPLAAYAVEGNRMVSLKHHICLSN; this is translated from the coding sequence atgttatggttTTGCAAAATTTGCGACTTCAGGGCATCAAAACGTTTAGAGCTCTTAAAGCATTATAGGTTAAAACACCTACACAGCAATCAAGGCCACTCACTACCCTGCTTGTACTCTAACTGTCATTGTTCGTTTAAAGGTTGGGGTGCTCTTCGCGCACATTTGTCTAGAGACCATACACAAAGTGAACATTTAgggcaaaatgttttttcttgtcTGATATGTAATTCATGTTTTCACACAGAGAGGCAATATTTTGAACATCTTGGAGCTCATCTGAAAAAGCACGAAACTgttaactgtgtttttaaagATTGTGACTATAGTACTAATATATATTCAACCTTTGCCTCGCATAAAAGTAGGAAGCACAATCCTCACTGCCTTGAAGATTTTAAACAAATTGTATTACAAACATATTCTTGTCAGGCAACAGAAGACAATTTGTTGTTAGAAGAAAGTGAAGTTGCATCTGAAAAACCATTAGTCAGTGAGAGTGAAGATGTGGGTAAAGTCATTGTTGATCAGCTTTGTTCCTTATTTCTTAAATTAGACTGCATTTTCAATGTGCCGAGTAGATGTATAGATGAGATTGTAGACGAGCTTCGGTTTATTACCTGTACAGCATCTGCACCCGTTGTAAGTAACGTTGTCCGTGACACGTTAGAAAAATATAACTGCACTGTTGAAGAATTGGCAGTAACAGATTTGGTAAATGGCATTTGTGAGTTAAATCCTGTAAGTGCAGCCTTAGGTGAAGAAGGTCCTCTTGGCACAGCATACCAGAGAAATAAGTATGTAAAGGAACTTTTCTCTATTGTTGAACCATTAGAGTATATCCTTGAtgcaaaagagggaaaaacattCCAATATGTACCAATTTTGCAGTCCTTGTCACAAATTTTGAAAAATAGTGACATTCAGGAGAAAGTTTTTAGAGAAAGACCTTGTTCTTCTTGTCGATATAATAGTTTTCGTGATGGTTCCCACTTCCAGGAAAACCAGTTTTTATCTGGAGAGGAGCTAAGACTTTCAATACTACTGTACTCTGATGATTTTGAAATATGTAATCCGTTAGGAACCTCTCGTAAGAAGCACAAAGTAACCAGTGTTTACTGGGTTTTGGCTGATATTCCGTCTGTATTAAGGTCTACATTATCATCAATTTATTTGGCTGTTTTGTGCAAGGCAGATGACATAAAGAAATTTGGCTATCCTCGAGTGCTAGAGCCATTGTTAAATGATTTGAAAAGCTTTGAAGAAGAGGGACTTTTTGTACCCTGTTTGGGAAAAATCATAAAGGGCACAGTATTTTCTGTGATTGCTGATAACCTTGGAGCCCACTCAGTTGGGGGGTTTATTGAAAGTTTCAGTGCATCATACATTTGCAGATTTTGTATTGGAGAGCGGTCCCAGTTTCAGGAGCTTGAAGTCAGAACTGGAGCATTTCCCAGCAGAACAAAACACCACCATCAGTTAGATGTTGAAGCAGCACTGGCTAGTAACACCCATAGCCATGGCGTTAAGAGGCACTGTGCCATTTCAGAAAGGCTGAGTCATTTTCATGTGACAACAGGTTACCCACCTGATATATTGCATGATTTACTGGAGGGTATTGTACCTGTAGAACTGGCGTTGTGCTTGGACATCTTGATTAAGAAAAAGTATTTCTCTCTTGAAGAGCTTAACTGCATCATCCAGCGGTTTCCATATAAGTGGAAAGACAGGACAAACTGTCCCCAAGTTATACCACCAACATTTGCCTTGCGTAAAACCATTGGTGGAAACGCACACGAAAATTGGTGTCTACTGAGGCTGTTACCATTTATGATTGGCCCCAAAATACCTGAAGAGGAAGAGACATGGCAGTTGTTGATGACACTCAAAGATGTTGTTGAGTTGGTGATGTCCCCTGCCCATACAGATGAAAGTATTGGCCACTTAGATAGCCTAATTGCTGAGCATAGATCTAGATTTATCAGTGCTTTTCCTAAGGAGAAATTGATTCCAAAACACCATTTTGTAGAGCATTATCCAGGACTTATTAAAGCTTTTGGCCCTCTAGTGTCCTTATGGACAATGAGGTTTGAAGCAAAGCACCACTTCTTTAAGAAGATAGTGAGACACACTAACTGCTTCCGTAACATTTTGAAAACTATGGCAAGAAAACACCAGTGCATGATTGCATACCATCTCCAcggattaaatgtaaaaaaacgtGCCGTTTCTGTATCAAGCGTATCAAGAGTTCCACTACAGGTagtacatgaaaacatacaaGAATTCATATTGCAGAAGTTTCCTGAAGAAGCAGCTGTTCATTTCACAAGCAAAGTAGAATTTCAGGGCACCAGTTACGGTATTGGCATGATGCTGGTATATAGATCCACAGGTGGGTTGCCTGACTTTGCAGAAATACTGCAAATTATTGTTGTTCAAGACAGCTTAGTTTTTGTAGTTAAATTGCATAGTGCGTGGTACTTTGaacattttagatgttttaagCTGGAGTCCACAAGCATAGTCAAGGTAATAGACCAGTCAGAACTTGCTGACACACACCCATTGGCTGCCTATGCTGTGGAAGGCAATCGAATGGTTTCTCTGAAACACCACATCTGCTTATCAAACTAG
- the rpl26 gene encoding 60S ribosomal protein L26: MKINPFVTSSRRKNRKRHFNAPSHVRRKIMSSPLSKELRQKYNVRSMPIRKDDEVQVVRGHYKGQQIGKVVQVYRKKYVIYIERVQREKANGTTVHVGIHPSKVVITRLKLDKDRKKILERKAKSRQDGKEKGKYKEETIEKMQE, encoded by the exons ATGAAGATCAATCCGTTTGTGACCTCCTCCAGGCGCAAGAACCGCAAGAGGCACTTCAATGCCCCTTCTCACGTTCGCAGAAAGATCATGTCTTCACCCCTCTCCAAAGAGCTCCGCCAGAAGTACAACGTCAGGTCCATGCCCATCCGTAAGGACGATGAGGTCCAG GTCGTCCGGGGACACTACAAAGGCCAGCAGATTGGCAAAGTTGTCCAGGTGTACAGAAAGAAGTACGTCATCTACATTGAACGTGTGCAGCGTGAGAAGGCCAACGGAACCACAGTGCACGTTGGCATTCATCCTAGCAAG GTCGTGATCACCAGGCTGAAGCTTGACAAGGATCGCAAGAAGATCCTGGAGCGTAAAGCCAAGTCTCGGCAAGACGGCAAGGAGAAGGGCAAATACAAGGAGGAGACCATTGAGAAAATGCAAGAGTGA